From the genome of Candidatus Hydrogenedentota bacterium:
TTTGTCCGGCCGCGGCGATTCGGAGACACTGGCCAATTACACTTTGGCCGGCGCGCGCGCCTGCCTGCCGAAACCGTTTTCGTGCGAAGCCCTCCGCGCCGCCCTCGACCGCGCCATGCGTCCGCGCGTTCCACTGGCCGCGCGGGAATCCCGGCCGCACCGGCTGCCGGCCTTTGACCATGATCCCGTGCGCGAAGCCGGTGTGGGACGCCATCAGATGGCCTTGCGCTGGGTGGGCCGCGCGTCGAATTATCTCGATGATCCGAAACGTCTCGGGCAAAGTCTCGCGGATGCGCTGGTGGATATTTTCGACACGGTGCGCAGCGCCGTCCTCCTGGAAACCAACAGCCATGTCCGCGTGGTGGCCAGCCAGGGGCTTTCCGCCCAAGTGACGGGATCGTTGCTGCTTGGCTTCGGCAGCGGCATTATGCGCTGGCTGGAGGAGAACGGTTGCCTGTTCGACCGTCTTCTGCAAGCCGGGGCCGCCGAGGCCGCCAAGGAACTTCAAATTCTCGGCGCGCGGTTCGCCGTGCCGCTGGTCTGCGCGGGACGTGTCTGCGGGGCGCTGGCCATAGGCGAAAAGGCGTCAGGCGCCGAATACACGATGGAAGACCGTGAACTGTTTACGGTGCTTGCCCGCTGCGCGTCCGGCATCTTCGAGCGATCCCAGTCGCACCGGGATGCGTCGCACCGCCACCATCGGCTCAACACCGTTTTTGCCCATGTCCCGGCGGGTGTGGTGGTCGTGGCCGCGAACAAGACCGTCGCGATGATGAACCAGCAGGCCGAAAGCATCCTGCGGTTGCGCGCGGTGGACGTGCTCGGACGCAGCGTGCAGAAACTCGGCAGCGGTTTCGCCGACGCCGTTCTGCGGACCTTGTCCGACGGCCAACCCCGCGTAAACCATGCCTTCCACGATCCCGCGGTCAACGGCACCCTGCAATTGAACGTCGCGCCCATGGGCGCCGACGGCGTGGTGGTCCTCTTCTCGAAGGCGGCCGAGCCGACTGTGCAGGCCCGGGAAGTCGCCTACAGCCCCTTCTGGGAGCATCTTGCGGGCCGTGTCGCCCAGGAAATCAAGAATCCGATGGTGGCCATCAACACCTTTGCACAGCTTCTGCCGCGCAAATACGATTCGGAAGACTTTCGCGACGCTTTTTCATCCGTCGTCCAGAAGGAAGTCCAGCGGATCAACAGCGTGGTCGAAACGCTCTTCGATTTCGCACGAAAACCGGAGTTGATCCTGCGCCGGGTCAATTTGAACGAAACCGTTCGCGCCGTCCTGCATTCCTTTGAGGACGAACTGGCGCGACGGGCCATCAAACTCCAAGCGGAATGGGAACCGACCAGTCCCGAAGCCGATCTTGACGTTTCACAATTTCGGCACGCCATCGAACAGGTATTGCGCAATTCGATGGACGCCATGCCCGGCGGCGGCACCTTGAAGGTCGCGACACGCCGCAAGGACGATGCCTGCCAGATCGTCATCAACGACACCGGTACCGGCATTCCTCCCGGCGACGCGCCCAATATTTTCATGCCGTTTTACAGCACAAAGGAGCATGGCATGGGCCTTGGCCTTGCAACCGCCGCGCGCATCGCCCAGGAACACGCGGGGGATATCAATCTGGCCGAAAGTTCGGAAAAGGGAAGCACCTTTGTGATTTCGATCCCCGTGGCCGCGAATGCAAGTTGAAAAATGAAGGATGAAGGATGAAGGTTGAAAAGGGACAGAAGGAAAGAAAGGTTTCCTGTGCCTTTTCGCCCTTTATCCCCTGTTTTTCCCCCTTGCCAATGAATCCAAACGGCATTAGCCCGGGGTTGGCGTAAGTCCCATGCATACCATCCTGGCCATTGACGACGAGGCGGGTGTCCGGCAGTCTTATCGCGTAATGTTGTCGGATCAGTACCGCGTTTTGCTGGCTGAAAATGGGCGGGAGGGGTTGTCGCTTTTGGAGCAACGCCACGCGGATCTGATCCTGCTTGATCTGACCATGCCGCAGATGAGCGGCATCGCGTTTCTCGAGGAACTCGCACGCCGCGGCGAGGATATTCCGGTTATCGTGGTGACCGGGACGGGCAGCGTGGATTCCGCCGTGGCGGCCATGAAACTTGGCGCGCGCGAATATGTCATCAAGCCGTTCAATGTCACGGAAGTCCTGCTTGCCGTCGAACGCCTGCTGGCCGAACGACACCAGGAACTCGAACTGGCCGCGTTGCGCGAGGCCGGCGCGGCAGGCCATGTGCTGATCGGGGAAGCTCCGGCTTTCCTTCAGGCGGTCGAACGCGCCCGCCAGGCCATGGAGGTGGATTCCACCGTCCTGATTACCGGCGAAAGCGGAACCGGCAAGGATGTCGTCGCCCGCGCGATCCATTACGGGAGCAAACGAGCCTCGAAGACCTTTGTGCCGATTTCCTGCTGTGCAATCCCGCCGAATCTCGTTGAAAGCGAATTGTTCGGCCACGAAAAAGGCGCGTTTACCGGCGCCACCGAAAAGCGGCAGGGCAAAATGCGCGCCGCGGACGGCGGCACCCTTTTTCTCGACGAAATCGGGGAAATGCCCCTGGAAGCGCAGGGAAAATTGTTGCGCGTGCTGCAGGACGGCTGCTTTTATCCCGTCGGCAGTTCGAAATCCATCGAAGTGGACGTACGCTTTGTCTGCGCGACCAACCGCGTGTTGCCCGAGGCTATCGCGCAGGGGCTTTTCCGCCAAGATCTCTACTATCGCATCAATGTCATTCCCATCGAAATGCCGCCGCTGCGTCGCCGCCGCGAAGACATTCCAAGACTGGCCGCGCATTTCCTCGCCAAGCATGCGCCGCGCATTGACGCAAAGGCCGTCGAATTCGCGCCGGACGCCATGGCCGCGCTCCAGGCCTATTCGTGGCCGGGGAATGTGCGCGAACTCGAAAACACCGTGGAGCGGATACTGGTCTGCAACCGTGCACGCAAAACGATCGGGCGCGATTGTTTGGAAGGCATGCTGGCGGGCGCGCCCGTCACACCGGCCGCCGACGTGGCCGATTTCGATGGTCTCCCGCTGGACGAGGCCGTCGCCCGGCTTGAGCGCCGCCTAATCGGGCGCGCCCTCGAACGCGCCAACGGCGTGCAATCCCGCGCCGCCGAACTGCTCGGCACGACGCGAAGAATATTGAAATACAAAATGGATCAACTTGGCATGGCCGCGGAAACGGACACCGAAGGCTGAAAGCGAAAGGATGGGCGGGCACGCCGGTCGAGCCTGTCCATCGTGTCCATCCATGCTGCTCAAACCAGTCAAACAAGGAAGAATTCATGAGTCTGACCGTTGTGGGTTCGATTGCGCTGGATACCGTGGATACGCCGTGGGGCCGAAACGAGGAAGGCTTGGGCGGCGCAGCCACGTATTTTTCGCTCGCGGCGTCACACTATACCCGCGTGCATCTGGTCGGGGTGGTCGGAGAAGATTTTCCAGACGAGCATGTCGCATTGCTCCAGGGGAAGGGCATCGATCTGGCCGGTCTCGAAAGGGCGTCCGGCAAGACGTTTCGCTGGACCGGCCGCTATCACCACGATGTGAATCATCGCGATACACTCGACACGCAACTCAACGTCTTTGCCGGATTTCATCCGAAACTTCCGGAAACGGCGCGCAACGCCGAATTTCTGTTCCTCGGCAACATTCACCCCGCCCTGCAACTCGAAGTGCTCGAACAGGCGAAAGCCGCCTTCGTCGCCCTCGACACCATGAACCTGTGGATTCACACGACGCGCGACGATCTCGGAAAGGTTCTCGCCCGCGTGGACTGTCTGATTATCAACGATTCCGAGGTCAGGGATCTGACCGGTGAACACAACGTCGTTTTGGGCGCGGAGGCCGTCCGCGCGCTCGGCCCGCGGATCGTCGTCATCAAGAAGGGCGAGCACGGATGCCTGCTTTTCCACGACGATGGAATCTTCGCGGCGCCCGCGTTCCCGCTGCGCGATGTGATCGATCCGACCGGCGCGGGCGACACGTTTGCCGGCGGATTCATGGGCCATATCGCGCAAATCGGCAATACGGACCCGCAAACGCTGCGGCAGGCGGTTGTCCACGGCAGCGTGGTCGCATCGTATGCCTGCGAGGCGTTCGGCCCCGGCCGTCTGGCCGAAATGACCCCCTCCGACATCGCCGAACGCTTCAACGCGTTCAGGCGCCTCGTCGCTTTCTAAGAATACGCTGCCCGCCCATTGCCATTCCCGCCCGCGCATCGTATAATGCGCCCGACACGTTGGGAGGATGGCGCCATGTCAACGGAAGAAAAGGTTGCGCGCGCCGGCGAAGAACTCGTCAAGCGCGACGTGATTACGCGGGAGGAATTGGTCGAGGCCCGCGAGCGCGAGGCGGCGACCGGCACGCCGTGGTATCGCCAGCTTTTGCAGATGCGTAAAACCAGTTTCGGCATGCTGGAAGAGATCTTCCTGCGCGAATTTCACCCGAAATCCGTGCGGGAAGAACATAGCCGTCTCGGCGACACGCTTGTGGCGATGAAGATCATTTCACAAGAGCAACTGGCCGAAGCCTTGTCGGAGCAAAATCGCAACGGCCGCCTGTTGGGCAATATCCTGCTGGAAAAGGGCACCGTCACGCGCGAGACAATTACCCGCGCGCTGGCGAAGCAGTCCGGTTTGGAATATGCCGAACTGGCGGCGACGCCGAGCGATCCCGAAGCGCTGGAATGCGTGCCCGAAAACATGGCGCGGCGCAATTCGATGCTTCCGGTGCGTCTGGAGGGCGACAAACTGACCGTGCTGATTCCGCATCCGCAAACACGCGACGCCCTGGCGAGCGTGGGTGTCCTGCTGGGCAAGCGGATCTACCCCATTCTCACCAGTTCGGACGATCTCCGCTCGGAGATCACGAAACGATATCACGAGGCAAAACTGCGCATTGGGCGCTCCCATCAGCCCGCGCCGGCCGCCGGCCAGGAAATCAAACCCAAGGAAACGCTGTCAAAGGAAGCGAAGACCATGGAAACTCAAAAATCGTCCGACAAGGCCCGTTTCGAAGAAATCGCCCGCGAAGCCTCCGGTGTCCCCGTCATCAAACTGGTCACGACGATTATCGAGGGCGCGGTAAATTCCGGGGCGACGGATGTGCATCTTGATCCGCAGGAACCGGAGATGCGCGTGCGATACCGCATTGACGGGGTGTTGCACGACGTGATGAGCATTCCGGCGGACGTTCAAAACGCGGTGGTTTCACGCATCAAGATCATGTCCGACATGGACATTACCGAGACGCGCCATCCGCAGGACGGACACATCAGCATGGAAATCGCCGATTCGGAATACGACATCCGCGTGGCGACGCTCCCCACTTATCTCGGCGAACGTGTCGTGCTCCGCCTGCTCGACCAGAGCGCCGTGTTGGCGGGCATCAAGGATCTGGGGCTCGATTCGGAAGACGAACGCAAATTGACGGCTTTGATCAAGCAGCCCTACGGGATGATCCTGGTCACGGGACCGACCGGCAGCGGCAAGACGACGACCTTGTATGCGGCGCTGAACCAGAAGAACGTCATGACCGACAGCATCGTGACGCTCGAAGATCCCGTGGAGTACCAGTTGTCGGGGATCAACCAAGTGCAGATTGACGCGGACATCGATCTGACCTTCGCGAACACGCTGCGCGCGGCGCTCCGCCAGGACATAGACGTGCTGCTGGTCGGCGAAATCCGCGATCCCGACACCGCCCGCATTGCCATCCGCGCCGCCATGACGGGGCATCTCGTCTTCAGCACGCTGCACACGAACGACGCGCCGGAGGCCATTTCGACCCTGCGAAACATGGGCATTCCCTCGTACCTGATCGCCAGTGCCCTCACGGCGGTCGTCGGGCAGCGCCTTGTGCGGAAGATATGCTCCAATTGCAAGGAATCCTTTACACCGCCCAAGACGTTGCTCAAAGAGATCGGGCTACCGGAAAGCACCAAGAAACTGTACCGCGGAAAAGGATGCGAGATGTGTTATCACATGGGAAGCAAGGGCCGGACCGGCATCTTTGAAATTCTCGAAGTGACGCCTGAAATTCGCAAACTGATCAATCTCGACAAGTCCGTGGAGGAAATCGCCAAAACGGCCAAGATGAAGACGATGGCCGATCGCTGCCGGCTCAAGGTCAAAAACGGCATTGTCGCGCCCGAGGAATTTTTGCGCACGATTCGGGTATAGCGCCGCGTGAAACGCGCGCGATACGGCCGTTACTCCATGTAAAACACACCGAAGATTGGGCCATTCCGGCAGGGGGGATCGTTCTTTTACCCTTTCGGCAGGGTTTTCCAATAACCGCGTCCAATTCCAACGAATCCCGCGGCCATGAGCGCGAAACCGAGCACGGCGTCAAGCCAAAAGGCCATGGGATCTTTGACCCACGGCAGCACGCCCAGCATCAACAGGCCGATGGCGACGATGCAAAATCCCACGACCCGGAAGGGCGACATGATGCTCCCCGCATGTGCCATTGCGGCTTTGTCCTCTTCAAGGGCGCCGATGGGCGCCTCGAGGCGTTTCATGAACGCTTCGACGCGCCCGCGATCGGCGGAGGCCATCGGTTTCAGCAGGCTGGCGGCAGCCATGACGGTGAAGGTAACCAGCGCCGTGCCCAGGAACATGACAATCTCCATTTTGATCGCGAAGCCGCCGATGACCAGTTCAGACGCCTTAGGATGCCAGGCCAAGCCCATGAACGCGACTTCACGGTTGATGCGCGAGAGGAAGAAAAGGCCAAGTCCCACGCCGATTCCCGCGAGAAATCCGAGCACCGCACCCGTGTTGGTCATCTTGCGCGAAAGAAGACCGAGTAGCATCGGAATGGCGACGGGGGCCGTCGCGATGCCAAACAGCGTTACCATGATGCGGAACAAGTCCTCGGCTTTTCCCCGGGCCATCAGGAAGGCCGCGCCGAGTCCGATGACGCCGATGATCAGCGTCATTGCGCGCCCGACGGTCACCAGTTCGCGTTCCGCGGCGCGGGGCCGAATCAGGCGGCGGTACACATCGTTGGTGAGCACGCTGGCGCACACATTGTAGTCGCCGCTCAATGTTGACATGGTCGCCGAGAACATCGCAGCGAGGGCGAGGCCGAGCATGCCCGCGGGCAGCAGTTGCGCGCACAGTGTCGGATAGATGTCACCGGCGTCCGCGAGCGTGGGGATGAACTGTCGCGCGGCGATGGCGGGGAAGAACATCATCGGCGGTCCGATGATGTACAACGCCACAACCAGTCCGCCGACTTTCCGCGCGTCCTTTTCGTTCGGGACGCAGTAATAGCGCTGGATGAGCGACCAGTTGATGCTGCTCCATGCAAGGCTGTACAGCAACACGAGCGGAATCACATACGACCAGCCGAATTCCGGCGAGGTCAGGTTGAAAAAGCCGTCGGGCGAATTTTCGAAAATGTTCGAGAGGCCGCCCGCTTTTGAAATGGATAACGGCAACACAATCAGCAGGCCTGCCGCCAGTACGACGAATTGCACGAAGTCCGTGACCGATACCGCCCAGACGCCTCCCATGAACGTGTAGAGGAGCATGACGCCGCCCGCGCCGAGAATGCTGTAATTGATCGGTATGCCCGCGCAAATCGAAATGAACTTGCCTGTGGCGTACAGTTTGATCCCGTCGTCAATGATCTTGACCGGTACGCCCTGCCACGCGAACAGTTGCCGCAACACGGGCCCGTAGCGTGTTTCGAGGTATTCGACAGGGCTGTCAATCCGTGCGCGCCGCCAACGTGCCGCAAACAGGCCCGCGCTGAACAACGCGGCGGGTACGGCCACCCACAGCAACGTCACGCCGACCCAGCCGTGCCGGTAACACAGCGATGGATAGAACACGAATGCGGCCACGCTGAAACTCGTCATGTAGAACGACACGCCGCTCAGCCACCACGGGATCTTGTTCGCGCCCGTGAAGTAATCCTTCATGCCGCGCATGTGCCGGTAGAAGTACAGGCCGATGCCGAGCATGATGACAAAATATCCGCCCAGCATGACGTAATCAGGGCCGCTCAGGTGACTATATCCTTGTGAAGTCATGCTTTCCCCCGCTTCATATCTGACGTTGCAATGCCCGCGGTCTCAGATCTCGTGCTCGTGCTCCTAATCGTAATCAGGATTTGCTTTGTCCCAAATCCGCGAAAACCAAGGCGCTTCAAAGACATCGTCATTCCTTCTCTTCAGCAATTTCGCCGATTTCATTCACTTTCGATTACGAGCGCGACAAGAACGCCGCAAGTCGTGTACGAAGTACTTATTGTCCAATCCATGAAGCATGTCGGCATTCGGGTGCTATTTGAACGCGGCGATGGATTTCACGTACGCCACCGAATCCGCGATGGCCTGTTTTGTTTGCTCTTCAGTCAATTCGACGCCCTTGACGCCCTCGAATTCGATCGTTACGGGGCCGGCGTATTGGTGCTCCTTGAGAATCTTGAAGATGGCGGGAAAGTCCACCTTGCCGGTGCCGAGGGCCGGAAAATTCCACGACTCGAACTCGGCGTTGTGGTCCTTGATTTCAACCGTCGCGACATAGTCAATGATCTTCTTCAACTCGGCCACGGCCGTTGTGTCCTTGTTGTAAAACGTGATGTTCGCCGTGTCGAAGTTGATGCGGACATTCGGGTGATTGATCGCCTTCATGGTTTCGAGCTGGACATCGCCGTTCGTGCAGAGTTCCGGATGTGTTTCGAGCGAGATGATGACGCCGTGTTTTTGTGCGGCGTCGCCCGCACGGCGCAGGCGCTCGTAAACGACGGATTTCTCCGCGCCGTTGCATTTCGCGCTGAGAAACATGTACTTGACGCCCATCTTCCCGCAAATGGCCGCCTGCGCGCCCAGTTCATCCACGCACGCTTCCTTCGACAGGTCTGTGTTGCCGCGAACAACCAGCGGCGTCAGTTTGGCGTCTTTGAGTTTCTGGATCGTAGCCTCGACCTGATCCGCCGCGGGCACGGGAATGAACACGTAATTCAGGCCGATGGATGACATGTGGCTCAATGCCGCGGCCTCGTACTTGCCGTAACTTGCCGTTCGGCACGCGAGCGGCCACGCGGGGGCATCGTCCGCGGCGTTTGCGACAAAAACGGCAAGAAGAGCTGGCATAATTATGCTTAGAGTAGCCAATGATTTCATTTCCTCGATCCTCCGTTTTCTTCATCTTGTGCTCGATGCCATTCGCGGATACGGTTTTCGATTACGCGCACGAGCATGAACGCGAACGCGAGCACAAACTACATGGGAGTACAGATCACGCGAGCTCCTTCCGGTGCGCCCAGACCTTTTCAAACGCCTTCACATACTGTTCGACGAGTTCAGGGACTTCGGTCGTGAAATACGGCAGCGCCAGCGCGGTCGCGTTGGCCTTTTCCGATCCGGGCAATTCCGGAATCACCGGCTTGTGATGCCACCATTCATCCTCGGCATAGATCGCCAGTTTGTGCTGGAGCGTGTAACTCAGCGCGCTGGCGCGCACGCCCTCGGCGGCAAGCGCCTTGACGGCCGCCTCGCGCGTCATGCCCGCCTTCGCCTCATCAATGAACAGCATGTTCCACGAATAGTAGAGCCGCTGTACGTCCTTGCGTCCGCTGGTTTGCTCGGACAATCCGGGGAGTTGCAGGAGGGCGTCGTTGAGTTGGCGCACCTGCTTCGCTCCGGCCTCGTTGCGTTCTTCGAGACCCTTGAGTTGGCATCGCGCGAGCGCCGCCGCGAAGGGGTGCATGCGGAATTTCAATCCGAGCCCCGAACCTTTGTATTTCATGTACGGGCTGTCGGCGGGGATGCCCGGCATGTCGTAATTGCCGAACGCAGTGGCCCGCTCGAAATCCTCGCGGTTCTGGTAGACGCCCAATCCGCCTTCGATGGACGGCAAGGGTTTTGTGGCCTGAAAACTGTAGATGGCCATCCGGCTCCACGATCCCGTGTACTTGCCCTTGAGTTTCGCGCCGTGTGCATGCGCGCTGTCTTCGAGAACGATCAATCCCTTTTCATGGGCCCAGTCGTTGATCTCGTCCATATCCGCCGGAAGGCCGATCCAATGGACCGGCAGGATGGCCTTCGTGTCCTTCGTCAACCGTTTCTTGGCATCGTTCAGGTCGAGGTTGAGTGTCTGCGGGTTGATATCCACGAATACCGGAACCAGCCCGAACAGCCGCATCGGAACGATGGTCGCAAAAAAGGTATAACTCGGAACCATGATCTCGCTGCCGGGCGGCAGGTTCAGCGCAAAGAACATCGAGGCCAGCGCACTGGTTCCGTTGAAATGCGCCTTGGCGAACGGCACGCCGAAATGGCTTTTCCAATCTTCCTCAAGCCCCGCAATCGGATCGTAGGTCGGCCGCCGCACGAGTTCAAGGACCGCCTGTTCTTCCGCTTCGCCGTATCGCGGCCAGCGGGCGGCGTCCGAATCCGGTACGGTCACCGCTTTAGGCCCGCCTTGGATGGCCAGTTTCTCGGTGGAACCTTGGGCGGATACGTTTCCCGCGAAGGCGAGTCCCGCCGCCATTGTCCCTGTTGTCTTCAAAAAAGTTCTGCGCGTTGATTCGACACTTTTCATGGCAATGCCTCCCACCGTAAACAACCCGCGGCCTCTATTTCGCATCGGCCGCTTCCGTATAATAAAACGACGGGTGGTAAGTATCAACTGACATGAGGCATCGCGGAGGCTTGTCGGGCATGGTTCGGTTTGGCGTGACGCCACGGAAGGAAGCGGAATTGCGGGAACGCATGGACGCCTGCGGGCTTCGCGAGGAAGATCTCGACGAATCGTTCATGTCGTCCGGCGGCCCGGGCGGCCAGAAAGTCAACCGGAGCGCCACATGCGTCCGGCTTGTTCATCGTCCGACCGGCATCGAAGTGAAAATGCAGCAGGCGCGCTCGCAGTCGCTCAACCGCTTTTATGCACGCCGCCGCCTTTGTGAACTCGTCGAGGCCGTCCGGCTCGGTTCCGCCAGCCCCGCATCGAAAGAACAAGCGCGCATCCGCAAGCAGAAACAACGGCGCCGGCGGCGGGCAAGACAAGCGAACGGCATGGATTCATCCGCGTGAGGAAAAGATGTCCATTTCGCGCCAGCGGCCGCTCCGAAAACGGCGGAACAAAAGACCGCTCAGGCCGATGATGTAGGCCGTTGCGCCGATCCACGCGCCGACCGCGCCCCATCCCGCCGGAAACGCCAGGATCAGCGACAGCGGCAGAAAGAATCCGTAGGCGAAGGCAAGAGTCAGATAGAAGACATGGCGCGTGTCGCCTGCGCCGCGCAACGCGCCGAGCGCCACGATATTGATGGCGTCGAAGGCCTGAAAAATCGCGGCGAGGATCAGCAGTTTGTGGCCGAGAACGACGACGCCGGGATCCTGCGTGAAGAAAAAGGCGACGAGGCCCTTTCCGAAGAAGGCGAATACCAGTCCCAGAAGAAACATGTACACGCCGGCGATCCGCATGGCGGTGTAGGTGCGCGATGCGGCGGTGTCGTGCTGTCCGCGTCCGACGTACATGCCCACGATGGCCGCGATGCCTTGGTTGATGCCGAGGGCCGGCATGAAGCAGAGGTGCATGAACGCGATGGCCGCGTTGTGGGCCGCGAGCGACACGGCGCCGAAATGGCCGACGATGAAACTCGTGAAGATGGCCCAGTTGGCGACATCCATGAAAATCGTCAGGCCGGCGAAGAATCCGATGCGGCACAACTCGCGCGCGCGGACAATATCGAATCGCCAAACGCGGCGGCTGCCGTATGGTGCATGGACGCGCCCGCTCATGAACAAGGCTTGCAACAGGACGGCCTGGAAGGTCATGGCAAGCACGGTGGCCGTGGCCGATCCGGCGATTTCGAGCCGGGGCAGCCCGAAACGGCCGAATACCAGGCCGTAGTTCAGCACGAGATTCACGACATTGGCGGCAATGGCCGCGTACATCGGCACGCCGGGGCGGCCGATGCCTTGGAAGAATGACGCCAGCGCCGTCGCCCACGCCATCGGAAGGTAGCCGAACAACCGGATGCGGAAAAACGTCAACTCCAGTTCCGTGACTTCGGGGCTGTGGTGCATCGCGCGGAAAAGCGGCCCGGACAGCGGCCACAGCGCCACGGCCATGGCGGCCGCCAGCAATGACAAATAGATGCCTTGCCAGGTGTAGCGGGCGCAATTTTCCTTGTCGCCGCGCCCATAGCATTGCGACACGAAAGTGCTGACACATCCGACGATTCCGAACAGCAGGCATCCGAGCACATACGACCACACGCCCGCAGAACCCATCGCGGCCAATTCGTTTAGGCCAAGCCGAGACACGATGACCTGATCCACAAACTGCATGAGCGTGTACGAAAGCGATCCGAGGATGATCGGACCGGACATTCCCATCACTTCGCGCGCGCCCGCCCAACGGGATTCTGTCGGCGGCAAATAGGTCATGTGATATCCAGAGGTTGAGACCATCTATTGCTCGGATCGCGTGAGCAGATTCAGCACAACGGCCTGTAACGCCGAATTCCGATTCGGTACGGGCATTGGCGGCTCAGCCGAATCGGAATTCGGCGCTACGCTTTCGACTGATCGCTAAATTTACAAGATTTCGAGAGACGATATGGACATTAAGGCCGGGATGGACATGACAAAGAGAAAGATCATTGTGTTAAAGCGATGTCCATAATGTCCCATTCATCCATGCCGTCCGTCCCTCGTTGTTGCGGGCTTTGCGCCATGAGCTTCCGCGCGGAGCGCGGCGGCCAGTTCATCCGGCAGCGGAATGGACTTACGGGACGTCTTGTCCACGGCGACATGGGTGGTGTGGCACTTGGCGGCCAGACGCCCGTCCGGCGCAATCATTTCATACGCCACGGTGTACGATCGGCGGCGAATTTCGGCAATCGCCACGCGGATTTCAACGGCATCACCGATTTTCAGCGGAACGCGATATTCGCAGCCGGTCCGGATGACCGGCAGGATATACGTGCCCGCGTGCAGCATGTCGCCGAAACGGATGCCGCGCGACGCCATCATTTCCTCGTAGGCGTCGTGCGCGAGCGACAGGTAGCGCGCAAAAAACAGGACGCCCGCCGCAT
Proteins encoded in this window:
- a CDS encoding sodium/solute symporter (Members of the Solute:Sodium Symporter (SSS), TC 2.A.21 as described in tcdb.org, catalyze solute:Na+ symport. Known solutes for members of the family include sugars, amino acids, nucleosides, inositols, vitamins, urea or anions, depending on the system.); this translates as MTSQGYSHLSGPDYVMLGGYFVIMLGIGLYFYRHMRGMKDYFTGANKIPWWLSGVSFYMTSFSVAAFVFYPSLCYRHGWVGVTLLWVAVPAALFSAGLFAARWRRARIDSPVEYLETRYGPVLRQLFAWQGVPVKIIDDGIKLYATGKFISICAGIPINYSILGAGGVMLLYTFMGGVWAVSVTDFVQFVVLAAGLLIVLPLSISKAGGLSNIFENSPDGFFNLTSPEFGWSYVIPLVLLYSLAWSSINWSLIQRYYCVPNEKDARKVGGLVVALYIIGPPMMFFPAIAARQFIPTLADAGDIYPTLCAQLLPAGMLGLALAAMFSATMSTLSGDYNVCASVLTNDVYRRLIRPRAAERELVTVGRAMTLIIGVIGLGAAFLMARGKAEDLFRIMVTLFGIATAPVAIPMLLGLLSRKMTNTGAVLGFLAGIGVGLGLFFLSRINREVAFMGLAWHPKASELVIGGFAIKMEIVMFLGTALVTFTVMAAASLLKPMASADRGRVEAFMKRLEAPIGALEEDKAAMAHAGSIMSPFRVVGFCIVAIGLLMLGVLPWVKDPMAFWLDAVLGFALMAAGFVGIGRGYWKTLPKG
- a CDS encoding sugar phosphate isomerase/epimerase family protein, whose translation is MKSLATLSIIMPALLAVFVANAADDAPAWPLACRTASYGKYEAAALSHMSSIGLNYVFIPVPAADQVEATIQKLKDAKLTPLVVRGNTDLSKEACVDELGAQAAICGKMGVKYMFLSAKCNGAEKSVVYERLRRAGDAAQKHGVIISLETHPELCTNGDVQLETMKAINHPNVRINFDTANITFYNKDTTAVAELKKIIDYVATVEIKDHNAEFESWNFPALGTGKVDFPAIFKILKEHQYAGPVTIEFEGVKGVELTEEQTKQAIADSVAYVKSIAAFK
- a CDS encoding aminotransferase class I/II-fold pyridoxal phosphate-dependent enzyme, encoding MKSVESTRRTFLKTTGTMAAGLAFAGNVSAQGSTEKLAIQGGPKAVTVPDSDAARWPRYGEAEEQAVLELVRRPTYDPIAGLEEDWKSHFGVPFAKAHFNGTSALASMFFALNLPPGSEIMVPSYTFFATIVPMRLFGLVPVFVDINPQTLNLDLNDAKKRLTKDTKAILPVHWIGLPADMDEINDWAHEKGLIVLEDSAHAHGAKLKGKYTGSWSRMAIYSFQATKPLPSIEGGLGVYQNREDFERATAFGNYDMPGIPADSPYMKYKGSGLGLKFRMHPFAAALARCQLKGLEERNEAGAKQVRQLNDALLQLPGLSEQTSGRKDVQRLYYSWNMLFIDEAKAGMTREAAVKALAAEGVRASALSYTLQHKLAIYAEDEWWHHKPVIPELPGSEKANATALALPYFTTEVPELVEQYVKAFEKVWAHRKELA
- a CDS encoding peptide chain release factor-like protein, whose amino-acid sequence is MRHRGGLSGMVRFGVTPRKEAELRERMDACGLREEDLDESFMSSGGPGGQKVNRSATCVRLVHRPTGIEVKMQQARSQSLNRFYARRRLCELVEAVRLGSASPASKEQARIRKQKQRRRRRARQANGMDSSA
- a CDS encoding MATE family efflux transporter, with the translated sequence MTYLPPTESRWAGAREVMGMSGPIILGSLSYTLMQFVDQVIVSRLGLNELAAMGSAGVWSYVLGCLLFGIVGCVSTFVSQCYGRGDKENCARYTWQGIYLSLLAAAMAVALWPLSGPLFRAMHHSPEVTELELTFFRIRLFGYLPMAWATALASFFQGIGRPGVPMYAAIAANVVNLVLNYGLVFGRFGLPRLEIAGSATATVLAMTFQAVLLQALFMSGRVHAPYGSRRVWRFDIVRARELCRIGFFAGLTIFMDVANWAIFTSFIVGHFGAVSLAAHNAAIAFMHLCFMPALGINQGIAAIVGMYVGRGQHDTAASRTYTAMRIAGVYMFLLGLVFAFFGKGLVAFFFTQDPGVVVLGHKLLILAAIFQAFDAINIVALGALRGAGDTRHVFYLTLAFAYGFFLPLSLILAFPAGWGAVGAWIGATAYIIGLSGLLFRRFRSGRWREMDIFSSRG
- a CDS encoding thioesterase family protein — its product is MYTVVRTITLRDADAAGVLFFARYLSLAHDAYEEMMASRGIRFGDMLHAGTYILPVIRTGCEYRVPLKIGDAVEIRVAIAEIRRRSYTVAYEMIAPDGRLAAKCHTTHVAVDKTSRKSIPLPDELAAALRAEAHGAKPATTRDGRHG